In Candidatus Defluviibacterium haderslevense, the following are encoded in one genomic region:
- a CDS encoding exonuclease domain-containing protein: MKFLVFDLEATCWDINPQQHRSEIIEIGACIVNPYGEIEKTFSKFIKPVLNPTLSVYCRHLTSIQQSDVDIAKSFPKVFDEFMEWAEIPDQDYVFCAWGSKDLMMIESDSDIHRYDVSWFRPYVDVKSQYHSRRNISKPNGLAKTLKLLNLEFEGEAHRALSDAYNLSKIIVRYIDEWSY, encoded by the coding sequence ATGAAATTTTTAGTATTTGATTTAGAAGCCACCTGTTGGGATATTAATCCACAACAGCATAGAAGTGAAATTATTGAAATTGGTGCATGCATTGTTAATCCTTATGGAGAAATTGAAAAAACTTTTTCAAAATTTATAAAGCCTGTATTGAATCCTACGCTGAGTGTATATTGTAGGCATTTAACTTCAATACAACAATCAGATGTTGATATTGCTAAATCTTTTCCGAAAGTATTCGATGAATTTATGGAATGGGCAGAAATTCCGGATCAGGATTATGTTTTTTGTGCTTGGGGTAGTAAAGATCTTATGATGATAGAATCAGATAGTGATATTCACAGGTATGATGTTTCATGGTTTAGACCTTATGTAGATGTAAAATCTCAGTATCATTCGAGACGTAATATTTCAAAACCTAATGGCTTAGCTAAAACCCTTAAATTATTAAATCTTGAATTTGAAGGAGAAGCTCATCGAGCATTGTCTGACGCTTATAATTTATCAAAAATAATTGTTCGTTATATTGATGAGTGGTCGTATTAA